The Bradyrhizobium sp. WBAH42 genome includes a window with the following:
- a CDS encoding amino acid ABC transporter permease, translating into MSTEARKPPPQIALKIRRILGGKAGWNGVAVQFAFAAILGWIGYEIVSNARANLENQHIAAGFGFLRNNAGFDVNQTLISYTGSDTFLRVFVVGLLNTLVVSVVGIFFATVIGFIVALCRLSPNWLLSRVGEIYVEVIRNLPLLFQILFWYLAVLAALPNPRQSISLLGVAFISNRGLVVPSPIGQGGLEPFLAVLALGIVAALALRFYARRALFQRGQVIHIWPYVLALLFGLPLATMLVFGLPFTFELPQLKGFNFAGGSRIIPEFVALTVALSTYTAAFIAEIVRAGILSVHKGQMEAGSSLGLSRGATLRLIVVPQAMRVIVPPLTNQYLNLTKNSSLAVAIGYPDLVSVFAGTSLSQTGQAIEIIAMTMGVYLLISLLTSAIMSVYGWRVSRSLGA; encoded by the coding sequence ATGAGCACCGAGGCTCGAAAACCGCCGCCCCAGATCGCGCTGAAGATCCGGCGCATTCTGGGCGGCAAGGCAGGCTGGAACGGCGTTGCCGTCCAGTTTGCCTTCGCGGCGATCCTGGGCTGGATCGGCTACGAGATCGTCTCCAATGCGCGGGCCAATCTCGAGAACCAGCACATCGCCGCCGGCTTCGGCTTCCTCAGGAACAATGCCGGCTTCGACGTCAACCAGACCCTGATCTCCTATACCGGCTCGGACACGTTCCTGCGCGTGTTCGTGGTCGGGCTGTTGAACACGCTCGTGGTCTCCGTGGTGGGCATCTTCTTCGCCACGGTGATCGGCTTCATCGTCGCGCTGTGCCGGCTGTCGCCCAATTGGCTGCTGTCGCGCGTCGGCGAGATCTATGTCGAGGTCATCCGCAACCTGCCGCTGCTGTTCCAGATCCTGTTCTGGTATCTGGCGGTGCTCGCGGCCTTGCCCAATCCGCGGCAGAGCATTTCCCTGCTCGGCGTCGCCTTCATCAGCAATCGCGGCCTCGTCGTTCCGAGCCCGATCGGCCAGGGCGGTCTCGAGCCATTCCTGGCGGTGCTGGCGCTCGGCATCGTCGCCGCGCTGGCGCTGCGCTTCTACGCCAGGCGAGCGCTGTTTCAGCGCGGGCAGGTGATCCACATCTGGCCTTACGTGCTGGCCCTGCTGTTCGGGCTTCCGCTCGCCACGATGCTGGTATTCGGTCTGCCCTTCACCTTCGAGCTGCCGCAGCTGAAGGGGTTCAACTTCGCCGGCGGTTCACGCATCATCCCGGAATTCGTGGCGCTGACGGTGGCGCTGTCGACCTATACCGCCGCCTTCATCGCCGAGATCGTGCGCGCCGGCATCCTGTCCGTTCACAAGGGGCAGATGGAGGCGGGATCTTCGCTCGGCCTCAGCCGCGGCGCCACGCTCCGCCTCATCGTGGTGCCGCAGGCCATGCGCGTCATCGTGCCGCCGCTGACCAACCAGTACCTCAATCTCACCAAGAACTCGTCGCTGGCGGTCGCGATCGGCTATCCTGATCTGGTGTCGGTGTTCGCCGGCACGTCGCTGAGCCAGACCGGGCAGGCGATCGAGATCATCGCCATGACGATGGGTGTTTATCTCCTGATCTCGCTCCTCACCAGCGCGATCATGAGCGTCTACGGTTGGCGCGTCAGCCGGAGCCTCGGCGCATGA
- a CDS encoding amino acid ABC transporter permease, which produces MSDVMSSNFVRQDLLAERPAPVKTTGFIGLMRTRLFNSPTNILLTILGALLLWFTIIPSVKFLMVDAVWSGKDRAACLAENAGFAVGACWPYIQAKLPQLIYGFYPEAERWRVNLTLLLAAVLLLPLLVPRLPAKSLNAGLFFVAFPVVAFFLLHGGGIKGFGLSWTAGLLQLFDESIVGAGQALLTSSRTSAVGPLLWAVGSLIVLLGTVIHWLIFPLTWLRDYIQGTGQSVWTDFAITAAIVCLIAFVLGGGVRTGGRALASSIATFIAIAIVLKLMDLDHGGLPVVTTNLWGGLLVTLVVSVTGIVTSLPIGIALALGRRSTIPLIRIFSIAFIEFWRGVPLITVLFFATYMLPLFLPGNFTVDGLVRALIGIALFTGAYQAENVRGGLAAIPRGQSEAAAALGLSWWKTTSLIVLPQALRHVIPNLVNSFISLFKDTSLVSIVALFDLLGSLRASFADPKWSTPSTAFTGFAFAGIIYFMFCFGMSRYSLFVERRLNAHRRN; this is translated from the coding sequence ATGAGCGATGTCATGTCATCCAACTTCGTCCGCCAGGACCTGCTCGCCGAGCGTCCGGCGCCGGTGAAGACGACGGGCTTCATCGGCCTGATGCGCACGCGCCTGTTCAACTCGCCGACCAACATCCTGCTGACGATCCTGGGCGCCTTGCTGCTCTGGTTCACCATCATTCCCTCCGTCAAGTTCCTGATGGTCGATGCGGTCTGGAGCGGCAAGGACCGCGCTGCGTGCCTCGCCGAGAACGCCGGCTTCGCAGTCGGCGCCTGCTGGCCCTACATCCAGGCGAAGCTCCCGCAACTGATCTACGGCTTCTATCCCGAGGCCGAGCGCTGGCGGGTGAACCTGACGCTGTTGCTCGCAGCCGTCCTGCTGTTGCCGCTGCTCGTTCCGCGGCTGCCGGCAAAGAGCCTGAATGCCGGCCTGTTCTTCGTCGCCTTTCCGGTGGTGGCCTTCTTCCTGCTGCACGGCGGCGGCATCAAGGGCTTTGGGCTGAGCTGGACGGCCGGCCTGCTGCAATTGTTCGACGAGAGCATCGTCGGTGCCGGACAGGCGCTGCTCACCTCGAGCAGGACCTCTGCGGTCGGCCCGCTGCTCTGGGCCGTCGGCAGCCTCATCGTCCTGCTCGGCACGGTGATCCATTGGCTGATCTTTCCGCTCACCTGGCTGCGCGACTATATCCAGGGCACGGGCCAGTCGGTCTGGACGGATTTCGCCATCACAGCCGCGATCGTCTGCCTGATCGCCTTCGTTCTCGGCGGCGGTGTTCGCACCGGCGGGCGGGCTCTGGCATCGAGCATCGCCACCTTCATTGCCATCGCCATCGTGCTCAAGCTGATGGATCTCGACCACGGCGGATTGCCGGTCGTGACGACGAACCTGTGGGGCGGCCTCCTGGTGACGCTGGTGGTCTCCGTCACCGGCATCGTCACTTCGCTGCCGATCGGCATTGCGCTCGCGCTCGGCCGCCGCTCGACGATTCCCCTGATCCGGATCTTCTCGATCGCCTTCATCGAGTTCTGGCGCGGCGTGCCGCTGATCACCGTGCTGTTCTTCGCAACCTACATGCTGCCCCTGTTCCTGCCCGGAAATTTCACGGTCGATGGCCTGGTGCGTGCGCTGATCGGCATCGCGCTGTTCACCGGTGCCTATCAGGCCGAGAACGTCCGCGGCGGGCTCGCGGCGATCCCGCGCGGTCAAAGCGAGGCGGCCGCCGCCCTCGGGCTGTCCTGGTGGAAGACGACCTCGCTGATCGTGCTGCCGCAGGCGCTGCGGCACGTCATTCCGAACCTCGTCAACAGCTTCATCTCGCTGTTCAAGGACACCTCGCTGGTCTCGATCGTGGCGCTGTTCGATCTGCTCGGCTCGCTGCGCGCCTCGTTCGCGGATCCGAAATGGTCGACGCCGTCGACGGCGTTCACCGGCTTCGCCTTCGCCGGGATCATCTACTTCATGTTCTGCTTTGGAATGTCGCGCTATTCGTTGTTCGTCGAGCGGCGCCTCAACGCCCACCGCCGCAACTGA
- a CDS encoding amino acid ABC transporter ATP-binding protein, translating into MSAPIVKISGLNKWYGDFHVLRDVDLAVQKGERIVICGPSGSGKSTLIRCINALEEFQEGEIVVDGIELGPNLKHIDAVRREVGMVFQSFNLFPHLTVLDNCTLAPIWVRNIPKKDAEATAMKFLERVKIPHQANKFPGQMSGGQQQRVAIARALTMNPKVMLFDEPTSALDPEMVKEVLDTMVDLAEEGMTMLVVTHEMGFAREVANRVVFMDAGQIIEANTPNEFFAAPQHARTKLFLSQILR; encoded by the coding sequence ATGTCCGCCCCCATCGTCAAGATTTCCGGCCTGAACAAATGGTACGGCGATTTCCACGTCCTGCGCGACGTCGACCTTGCGGTGCAGAAGGGCGAGCGCATCGTGATCTGCGGCCCCTCGGGCTCGGGCAAGTCTACGCTGATCCGCTGCATCAACGCGCTGGAGGAATTCCAGGAGGGCGAGATCGTCGTCGACGGCATCGAGCTCGGGCCGAACCTCAAGCATATCGACGCGGTTCGCCGTGAAGTCGGCATGGTGTTCCAAAGCTTCAACCTGTTCCCGCATCTGACCGTGCTCGACAATTGCACGTTGGCGCCGATCTGGGTCCGCAACATCCCCAAGAAGGACGCCGAGGCGACTGCGATGAAGTTCCTGGAGCGGGTCAAGATCCCGCACCAGGCCAACAAGTTTCCGGGCCAGATGTCCGGCGGCCAGCAGCAGCGTGTCGCGATTGCCCGGGCCCTGACCATGAACCCGAAGGTGATGCTGTTCGACGAGCCGACTTCGGCGCTCGACCCCGAGATGGTCAAGGAGGTGCTCGACACCATGGTCGACCTCGCTGAAGAAGGCATGACCATGCTGGTCGTCACCCACGAGATGGGCTTTGCCCGCGAGGTTGCCAATCGCGTCGTGTTCATGGACGCGGGGCAGATCATCGAGGCCAACACCCCGAACGAGTTCTTCGCCGCCCCGCAGCACGCGCGCACGAAGCTGTTCCTGAGCCAGATTCTGCGCTGA